A genomic window from Gossypium hirsutum isolate 1008001.06 chromosome D12, Gossypium_hirsutum_v2.1, whole genome shotgun sequence includes:
- the LOC107915246 gene encoding protein MAIN-LIKE 1-like has translation MAPLIENDEHISDAANNGLGLPIDGSPVTGVSLFNDPAALCYQLLGDSPGDGESYFSGIKSTWLKAKIGQLSANATEGELMCAVRAYIMHMVGAVLMPDANGDNVHLMYLPLLADLSTARSYSWGSAVLVMLYRELCRATNPNVSDIGGCLILLQSWVLYLLPFLASVSHQPYPYPLPLRWTVRPGIGKSYDVSIYRLMIEQHAREGFSGITETRCYGSLAASNLSWIRRARWGKFTA, from the exons atggctCCATTGATTGAAAACGATGAACACATATCTGATGCGGCTAATAACGgg CTTGGGCTCCCAATTGACGGGAGTCCCGTAACGGGAGTATCTTTATTTAACGATCCGGCTGCACTTTGTTATCAGCTCCTAGGAGACTCGCCAGGTGACGGTGAGTCATATTTTTCCGGCATAAAATCTACATGGCTGAAAGCCAAAATTGGACAATTATCAGCGAATGCCACTGAAGGTGAGTTGATGTGCGCGGTTCGAGCGTACATCATGCATATGGTAGGGGCAGTACTCATGCCTGATGCAAACGGCGATAATGTGCATTTGATGTACTTGCCTCTGTTAGCTGATTTGTCCACTGCTAGGTCGTATAGCTGGGGTTCCGCAGTTCTAGTGATGTTGTACCGGGAGCTTTGTCGGGCGACAAACCCGAATGTTTCCGACATCGGCGGATGCCTCATACTGCTGCAGTCCTGGGTGCTTTATTTGCTGCCGTTTTTGGCATCCGTTAGTCACCAACCGTATCCGTATCCACTGCCACtcag gTGGACTGTTCGTCCAGGCATCGGGAAGTCGTATGATGTCTCGATATATCGCCTCATGATTGAACAACATGCCCGAGAAGGG TTTAGTGGTATCACGGAGACCAGGTGCTACGGCAGTTTGGCTGCATCCAACTTATCCTGGATTCGCCGTGCCAGGTGGGGGAAGTTCACGGCATGA
- the LOC107946409 gene encoding NAC transcription factor 29, which produces MERNTSSKSDLPPGFRFHPTDEELIMFYLKNQAKSKPCPVSIIPEVDIYKFDPWQLPDKAEFGENEWYFFSPRDRKYPNGVRPNRATVSGYWKATGTDKAIHSGSKYVGVKKALVFYNGRPPKGVKTNWIMHEYRLSDSHKQIKKHSGSMRLDDWVLCRIYKKKNSAEKILDHKVEESNTQIDRVGYSNDDSESQELLKFPKTGSYSRLLELDYMGPVSHLLNENTYISSFDFPNTIANTGIEDVEKLQLGDIPYNYSTESGNFQVNQNGILMNPMVYQFQ; this is translated from the exons ATGGAAAGAAACACCAGTTCCAAGTCTGACCTTCCTCCTGGTTTCAGATTCCACCCTACAGATGAAGAATTAATCATGTTTTACCTCAAAAACCAGGCCAAATCAAAGCCATGCCCTGTTTCGATAATCCCAGAAGTTGATATTTACAAATTTGATCCATGGCAACTGCCTG ACAAAGCAGAGTTTGGTGAAAATGAATGGTATTTTTTCAGCCCTCGAGATCGAAAGTACCCGAATGGGGTTCGTCCGAATAGGGCCACTGTTTCAGGGTACTGGAAGGCTACTGGCACGGATAAAGCTATACACAGTGGTTCTAAATACGTTGGGGTGAAGAAAGCTCTTGTTTTCTACAATGGCAGACCACCAAAGGGTGTCAAAACTAATTGGATTATGCATGAATATAGATTAAGCGATTCGCATAAACAAATCAAGAAACATAGTGGATCCATGAGA tTGGATGATTGGGTACTGTGTAGAATTTACAAGAAGAAGAATTCAGCTGAGAAAATTTTGGATCACAAAGTTGAAGAATCAAATACCCAAATTGATAGGGTAGGGTATTCAAATGATGATAGTGAAAGTCAAGAACTGTTGAAATTCCCAAAAACAGGCTCCTATTCTCGTTTGTTGGAGTTGGATTACATGGGTCCAGTTTCCCAtcttttaaatgaaaatacatacATTTCGAGCTTTGATTTCCCTAACACCATAGCTAATACAGGGATTGAAGATGTTGAGAAGCTACAGCTTGGAGACATACCTTACAATTACAGTACCGAGTCAGGGAATTTTCAAGTGAATCAGAATGGGATCTTAATGAATCCCATGGTGTATCAATTTCAGTAA
- the LOC107946410 gene encoding cytochrome P450 704B1, whose translation MEVHDNLFLVFSQGCNMGMVMLACMFISWIFVYRWNQRNKKGPKTWPLIGAAFEQLINYDRMHDWLVEYLSASKTVVVPMPCTTYTYIADPANVEHVLKTNFANYPKGETYHSYMEVLLGDGIFNVDGELWKKQRKTASFEFASKNLRDFSTVVFREYSLQLHSILTQACFHNQEVDMQDLLMRMTLDSICKVGFGVEIGTLAPTLPDNNFARAFDTANIIVTLRFVDPLWKLKRFLNVGSEALLGKSIKVIDDFTYNVIRRRKSEIKEIRESCKTSKIKHDILSRFIELSEDPEGNLTDKSLRDIVLNFVIAGRDTTATTLTWAIYMIMTNARVAEKLYSELKAFEEVQAKEERISLLPCDLEDPESFNRRAVQFAGLLNYDSLGRLYYLHAVITETLRLYPAVPQDPKGILEDDILPDGTKVKAGGMVTYVPYSMGRMEYNWGPDAAVFRPERWLKEGCFQNASPFKFTAFQAGPRICLGKDSAYLQMKMALAILCRFFKFNLVPNHPVKYRMMTILSMEKGLKLKIARQSC comes from the exons atggaaGTTCATGACaatctttttttagttttttcacAAGGATGCAACATGGGAATGGTGATGCTAGCTTGCATGTTTATTTCATGGATCTTTGTTTACAGATGGAACCAGAGGAACAAAAAAGGCCCCAAAACATGGCCACTCATCGGAGCAGCGTTCGAACAATTAATTAACTATGATCGAATGCACGATTGGCTCGTCGAATACCTGTCCGCATCTAAAACGGTTGTAGTTCCAATGCCTTGCACAACTTATACTTACATTGCTGATCCTGCTAATGTTGAACATGTACTTAAGACCAATTTTGCCAATTACCCCAAG GGTGAAACGTACCATTCATATATGGAAGTGCTGCTTGGAGATGGGATTTTCAACGTAGATGGTGAGCTATGGAAGAAGCAAAGGAAAACAGCTAGTTTTGAGTTTGCATCAAAGAATTTGAGGGATTTCAGCACTGTAGTATTCAGGGAATATAGTCTACAACTCCATTCTATTCTAACTCAAGCTTGCTTCCATAACCAAGAAGTAGACATGCAG GATTTATTGATGAGGATGACTTTAGACTCCATTTGCAAGGTGGGGTTTGGTGTTGAAATTGGAACTCTGGCTCCCACTTTACCAGATAACAACTTCGCTCGGGCGTTTGATACTGCAAACATCATTGTTACACTGAGGTTCGTTGATCCTCTCTGGAAATTGAAAAGATTTCTCAATGTGGGCTCCGAAGCTCTACTTGGAAAGAGCATCAAAGTCATTGATGACTTCACTTACAATGTCATAAGGAGAAGAAAATCTGAGATTAAAGAAATTCGAGAATCTTGCAAAACCAGCAAG ATAAAGCATGACATATTGTCAAGATTTATTGAACTAAGTGAAGATCCAGAAGGAAATTTAACTGACAAAAGTCTTAGAGATATTGTCCTGAATTTTGTGATTGCTGGCCGTGACACAACAGCTACGACTCTCACATGGGCCATATACATGATAATGACCAATGCCCGTGTAGCTGAAAAGCTTTACTCAGAACTTAAAGCTTTCGAAGAAGTACAAGCAAAGGAGGAGAGGATTTCATTACTACCATGTGACTTGGAAGACCCTGAATCCTTCAATCGAAGAGCAGTGCAATTTGCAGGTTTGTTGAATTATGATTCACTGGGGAGATTGTATTATCTGCATGCAGTGATCACAGAGACACTACGTTTATATCCAGCAGTTCCCCAG GACCCCAAGGGCATCCTGGAGGATGATATCTTGCCCGATGGAACCAAAGTAAAAGCAGGAGGCATGGTTACTTATGTTCCCTACTCGATGGGTCGGATGGAGTATAATTGGGGCCCTGATGCAGCAGTATTCAGGCCTGAGAGATGGCTAAAAGAGGGTTGCTTCCAAAATGCATCTCCATTCAAGTTCACTGCATTTCAG GCAGGACCAAGAATATGCCTTGGAAAGGACTCTGCCTATCTCCAGATGAAGATGGCATTGGCCATTCTGTGCaggtttttcaaatttaatttggtgccaAACCATCCAGTAAAGTATAGGATGATGACTATTCTATCAATGGAGAAAGGTTTGAAGCTCAAAATAGCCAGACAATCTTGTTGA
- the LOC107946411 gene encoding 2-hydroxy-palmitic acid dioxygenase MPO1 produces MGNRIELFNLEKHFAFYGAYHSNPTNIVIHMLFVWPIFFTAVLLLDFTPSLFNLPHIDFSLFGVHVSLIFNFGFLFAFVYAVFYMCLDVKAGTLAALLCGVCWIVSSVLATRLGFSLAWKVVLAVQLFCWIGQFIGHGVFEKRAPALLDNLVQAFIMAPFFVLFEALQTFFGYEPYPGFHAIVQAKIETEINEWKEKKQNLLN; encoded by the exons ATGGGAAATAGGATTGAATTATTTAATCTGGAAAAGCACTTTGCTTTTTATGGTGCATATCATAGCAACCCAACAAACATAGTGATTCACATGTTATTTGTTTGGCCAATCTTCTTCACTGCAGTTCTCCTTCTTGACTTCACTCCTTCTCTGTTTAATCTCCCTCATATTGATTTCTCTCTGTTTGGAGTCCATGTTTCGTTGATTTTCAACTTTGGGTTCTTGTTTGCTTTCGTCTACGCTGTgttttacatgtgtttggatgTCAAAGCTGGAACCTTGGCTGCCTTACTTTGCGGGGTTTGTTGGATTGTTAGCAGCGTTCTTGCAACTCGACTTGGCTTTTCTCTTGCTTGGAAG GTCGTTCTTGCGGTTCAACTTTTCTGCTGGATTGGACAGTTCATTGGCCATGGGGTCTTTGAG AAACGAGCACCAGCTTTATTGGATAACCTTGTTCAAGCCTTTATAATGGCTCCCTTCTTTGTGCTGTTTGAG GCTCTTCAAACCTTCTTTGGTTATGAACCGTACCCTGGGTTTCATGCAATTGTTCAAGCAAAGATCGAAACTGAAATCAatgaatggaaagaaaagaagCAGAATTTACTTAATTAG